From the genome of Nocardia mangyaensis:
CTGGAACTCACGGGTGTGCTGGTTCACAATCCCGACAAGGTCGGCCGGGACGCGGGAGCGCTCGCCGGACTCGATGTCGACCTGGGAGTGGCGGCCATCGCCGACATCGACGCGCTGCTGGCCACCCGGCCGGGCGCGGTCGTCTACGCCGCCTCCGGTGAGATCCGGCCCGAGGAGGCCCTCGCCGACATCGTGCGCGCGATCGCCGTCGGCGCTGTCGTCGTCACCCCGGCCCTCTACGCGCTCTACGACTCGACCAACGCCCCCGCCGAGATGCGTGATCCGGTGCTGGCCGCCATCGCCGAGGGTGGTGGGTCGCTGTTCGTCTCCGGCGTCGATCCCGGCTGGGGCAACGATGTGCTGCCGCTGTTGATCAGCGGACTCGGCAGCACCATCGATGTGGTGCGCTGCCAGGAGATCTTCGACTACTCCACCTACGACCAGCCCGACTCGGTACGGTACCTGGTCGGCATGGGGCAGCCGATGGACTATCAGCCGCCGATGCTGCTGCCCTCGGTGCCGACCATGGTGTGGGGCGGGCAGATTCGCCTGATCGCCAAGGGGCTGGGCGTCGAACTCGACGAGATCCGCGAGACCGTGGACCGGCGAGCACTCGATGCGACCGTGCAGACGGTGCAGATGGGCGAGTTCGAGGCAGGCACGCAGGGTGCGGTGCGGTTCGAGGTGCAGGGCATCGTCGACGGCGAACCCCGCATCGTGATCGAGCACGTCACCCGAATCCACCCCGGGTGCGCGCCGGACTGGCCGACACCGCCCGACGGTGTGGGCGCGCATCGCGTGATCATCGAGGGCACACCGCGTATCGAGGTGAGCGTCGAGTCCACCGACGAGGGCGGCAACCGCTCCGCGGGCGGAAACGCCACGGCCGTGGGTCGATTGGTGAACGCCATCGACTGGCTGGTCGAGGCCGAGCCCGGACTCTACGACGCACTCGATGTCCCGCTGCGTGCCGCGGTCGGCAAATTCGGAAGGAAGCAACCATGATCATCGACATTCCCGAGGGCAAGGACCCGATCGGCTATGTGTGGGGCGAGATGGTCCCCGGCATCGGCGTGGCCGCCGCGGCATTCTCGCTGTCGGTCTACGAGCACTCCACCCTCGGCCTGCGCGAGTTCGAGGCCGCGCGGCTGCGGATCGCCCAGATCAACGGGTGCCTGTTCTGTCAGGACTGGCGTACCGAGCGCGACGGGCAGAAGGTCGAGGCGGAATTCGCCGACGCCGTGACGAACTGGCGCACCACCGATCTGTTCGACGAACGCGCACGCCTCGCCGCCGAGTACGCCGAACGCTACGCGACCGATCACCACGGACTGGACGACGAGTTCTGGAGCCGGATGTTCGAGCACTACTCCCAGGCCGAGGTGGTCGAGTTGAGCATGAGCATCGGGTCCTGGCTGGCGTTCGGGCGGCTCAACCGGGTGCTCGGCCTCGATACCGTCTGCGTGCTGCCGGGCCACTGACCGCGCTAGGCTGCGGGCCGTGGGTGACTCTTCGGTGCGACAGCTGATCGACACGGTGGCCTGGGTGCTGATCGAGAACGGGCGCATCCTGTGCGCGCGGCCCCGGGGCAAGGACGCCTTCTTCATCCCGGGTGGCAAGCGTGAGGGAACCGAGACCGATGTGCAAACGCTGGTGCGTGAGATCGCCGAGGAGTTGACCGTGGAACTCGCACCCGACAGCGCCGTGCACGTGGGCACCTATGAGGCCCCGGTCGCCGACGGGCACGACACCGTCGTCCGGATGGCCTGTTACACCGCCGAGTACCGCGGTGTGCTCACCGCCAGCAGTGAAATCGAGGCCCTGGCCTGGTTCGGACTCGGCGAGCGCGACCTGGTACCGCCGGTGGACCGACTGCTCTTCGACGATCTCGCCGCGGCCGGGTCACTCCGGTGAGCGGCACGCGCGGCGGGATCAGGCGCTCGGTCGCCTTCGCCCTGCTCGCGCTGCCGCTGGCCTTCGCCCGTGTCCGCACCCGGTTGCGGGTGCCGCGCCGACTCCTGCGCGAACCCGTCACCGCCCACGATGTGTCGCTGCCGCGCTGCCTGATCCATTCGGTGCTCTCGGCGGGTATCGGCCTGCTCTGCTGGTTCCTTGTGCTGCTCAGCGCGCTCGTCCTGGTGCGCGGGCTGGCCTATCCACTGGTCTCCGGTGGCTACGAGAACGCCTGGGGCGGACCGACGCTGGCGGGTTCCTGGCTCGTGCACGCGGCGCTGGGCCTGCTGATCGCGCCCGCGCTACTCGGGCTGGTTGCCTGGTCAGGTCGGCTGCAGCTGCGGTTGACCAGGAAAGTCCTTGGTCACGTCGGACCGTGGTGGACGGTACCGGTCGGCGTGGTGTTCGCGGCACTGGGGACGGTGTTCTTCGTGGCATGGACCCAGCAGCTGTGACGCGAGAAATCTTCGTCGCGATCAACGCGCACTACGAATCATCCTCACCGCAGCCGAAAACCATCTTCACGGCCGTAAGAGTTCCACTACGAAGCTCCTTCGAACTCGTCTCGTCGACATCCCAATTTGCTGGATCGTATGGATCAACCGCTGGATCGAGAGGCCGCGCGATCATATGGCAGTCATCGTCGTAACGCCCACTGGCACCCCAGTTGTATGGCTCCGGGCCGCCTAACGTATAGCGTCCGCCCATGGACAGTCCAGGACCGGAGATCTTCTGCACCCAGTCATCGCCGGTCTCGACCAGGTAATAGGTCTCGTACGAGCACCCGGTATTCCCGCATACCGAGTCGAAGTGAACACGCGCGTAGCCGATCAGCGTTGTTTCCTCGGAGTGTCGAATAGCTATACGGTGAGGGGACTGTTGTAGATAGGTGTACAGCGCGCCGCCGATAATCGCCAAAATAAGACCAGTGAAAACTATCCAGAGGGCGGTCTTGTGTGTATTTCTCATTTGCATGTGTACGCGCCATCGATCATATCCGAAGCGATCTTCAATGAGACGTCAAATCGATCGATGTAATCAATGGCTGAATTGCCGAAATATCCTTGTTTGAGGTACGTCTTATTGAAGTGTCCCTCCGCGTTATACCCCGCAGCTATGAATTCGTCCCGCGAATGTTGCTCCCGGAATGAATCCACTGCGCGCCCAGTGTAGAGATCCTGTACGCGCTTGAGATTGAATGCGGCGGCCTTGATGGCTAGCGAATCATCGTCCGCTATGAGTGCCCATTGCTTGCCCTCGAACTCCTCGGGGTATTTCTCCCTGACCTGATTGTAGGTTTCTTCTTTCATATTCGTGATCCCGAGAGAATTTCCATAGCCATCCTTTAGCTCACGGGGTTTCGTTGTGATATAGCGAAAAGCATCGTAACCCCAGCTCGCACTCTCCTGGAGGGCGCTCTCGGCCCGATTTCCTCCCTCTTGATACACGATCGCCAGCACTACTCGAGGGTCCACGCCCGCCTCGTTTCCGTATCGCACCGCGTCGTCGATCCATTCTCTCATGTTGGCGTTCGCCTTGCCGTAATCGCGTTGCCCCTCGGGATTGAGTGTGCACTTGATTGGTCCGGACTTCCAGCTTCCGCGATTCGCTATTTCATCGATAGGGGAGTTCGCGATCTCCTCCAAAGTAGCCTTGATACTGGACAGCTGTTCGGTATCGGGAAATGAGGGTCGTCGACCGAGTTCGTAGAGTCGGTGTCCCGCGATCGAGTGGGAGAGCGTAGTCGCCGCGCCTTTGATCTCGGAAGCATCGAAGTCAACCGACAAGGTGATATTCACCGCCTCGGATGAAACGCTGGCCCCGGCTGGTGCAACCGCCATCCCGTCCAAGGTGTCAGGGAACGCCCCGGGCGTTGTCGATGCCAACTTTGAACGAAAATCGGTGAAGTGCTCGAAAAGTCGGTAACTCCGGAGGAAAACCCATAAGCGGCGGATCGTATGCCGACAATCCCGGCCTTGATAGTGTCCAGAATTTCTACTGCGTCCTGCGTTTTCGGCGCTTGGAGTGAGCCTATAGAGTTTGTCAATTGTTGAAGTTCTCCTGGCGCATCAACGCAAGCGGAGTGCTCGGCGAAAGCGCGCCATGCAGCCGCTGATTTTTGCAGCGCATCTGTATCGGCGTCTGTAACATCCGTACCTGCGCTGCGAAATACGGCGAGTATGTCGTCTCGGAGTTCAATTGGTGTACTGGCGAGTCCCCGATTAGGTGTTGTGAAGGGTGCTGGGAGTGAGTCGGGAATCCTGATCTTTTCTCTTGTCCATCCGGACTCGGACGGACTATGACCCATAGTCGGCCGTTCACCTGTTCGCGAGTTGACATCGGCGCCATAGTTGGAGACTTGCCAGTTGAAACCAGCG
Proteins encoded in this window:
- a CDS encoding dihydrodipicolinate reductase translates to MIPTIVWGTGNVGRAAIRAVAAHPALELTGVLVHNPDKVGRDAGALAGLDVDLGVAAIADIDALLATRPGAVVYAASGEIRPEEALADIVRAIAVGAVVVTPALYALYDSTNAPAEMRDPVLAAIAEGGGSLFVSGVDPGWGNDVLPLLISGLGSTIDVVRCQEIFDYSTYDQPDSVRYLVGMGQPMDYQPPMLLPSVPTMVWGGQIRLIAKGLGVELDEIRETVDRRALDATVQTVQMGEFEAGTQGAVRFEVQGIVDGEPRIVIEHVTRIHPGCAPDWPTPPDGVGAHRVIIEGTPRIEVSVESTDEGGNRSAGGNATAVGRLVNAIDWLVEAEPGLYDALDVPLRAAVGKFGRKQP
- a CDS encoding carboxymuconolactone decarboxylase family protein, with translation MIIDIPEGKDPIGYVWGEMVPGIGVAAAAFSLSVYEHSTLGLREFEAARLRIAQINGCLFCQDWRTERDGQKVEAEFADAVTNWRTTDLFDERARLAAEYAERYATDHHGLDDEFWSRMFEHYSQAEVVELSMSIGSWLAFGRLNRVLGLDTVCVLPGH
- a CDS encoding NUDIX hydrolase codes for the protein MGDSSVRQLIDTVAWVLIENGRILCARPRGKDAFFIPGGKREGTETDVQTLVREIAEELTVELAPDSAVHVGTYEAPVADGHDTVVRMACYTAEYRGVLTASSEIEALAWFGLGERDLVPPVDRLLFDDLAAAGSLR